One genomic segment of Culturomica massiliensis includes these proteins:
- a CDS encoding efflux transporter outer membrane subunit, producing the protein MKKNILLYTVCVAAFLSSCNIYKEYHTPEMDARGLYRDPVSVSDTLVADTVNMADLPWEEVFTDSQLQSLIRLGLERNTDLQTAMLRVKEAQASLMSSRLAYLPSLGLSPQGGVSSFDKGKGNWTYSLPVVASWEIDLFGKLLNTKRAAKAALMQSEAYQQAVQTQVVAAIANYYYMLLMLDKQLKVTEETALLWEKNIETMKAMKIGAMVNEAGVVQSEANYYMVVASVSDLKNQIRETENALCMLLRQAPRRIERGRLEEQRLPEVLNVGIPVQLLSNRPDVRAAEMALAGTFYNANQARAAFYPQLTISASGGWTNDAGSTIINPAKMIASAVGSLTQPLFNRGANLARLRIAKAQQEEALLSFEQSLLNAGSDVSDALSQYQSASDKLVQRAKQISALEKSVEYTQELLMLGSSTTYLEVLTAQQSLLSAQLSGISDEFQRMQAVVNLYHALGGGVR; encoded by the coding sequence ATGAAGAAGAATATTTTATTATATACCGTATGTGTTGCCGCTTTTTTGAGTAGTTGCAACATATATAAAGAGTATCATACGCCGGAGATGGATGCCCGGGGGTTATACCGGGATCCGGTATCTGTGAGTGATACCCTTGTAGCCGATACCGTCAATATGGCTGATTTGCCCTGGGAAGAGGTTTTTACGGATTCTCAATTGCAGTCTTTGATTCGTTTGGGATTGGAGAGAAATACGGATTTACAGACGGCTATGCTGCGTGTAAAAGAGGCTCAGGCCAGTTTGATGTCGTCGCGGCTGGCTTATCTGCCTTCATTGGGCTTATCGCCTCAGGGAGGAGTAAGTAGTTTTGATAAAGGAAAGGGAAATTGGACCTATTCTTTACCTGTTGTGGCCAGTTGGGAGATTGACCTTTTCGGTAAACTGCTCAACACAAAACGGGCGGCTAAAGCGGCATTGATGCAGAGTGAGGCTTATCAGCAGGCAGTACAGACCCAGGTTGTTGCTGCGATTGCCAATTATTATTATATGTTGCTGATGTTGGATAAGCAGCTTAAAGTGACGGAAGAAACCGCTTTGTTGTGGGAAAAGAATATAGAAACCATGAAAGCGATGAAAATCGGTGCGATGGTGAATGAAGCCGGAGTCGTGCAGAGCGAGGCCAATTATTATATGGTTGTAGCTTCTGTTTCCGATTTGAAAAATCAGATCCGGGAGACGGAAAATGCTTTGTGTATGTTGTTGAGACAAGCGCCGCGTAGAATTGAGCGGGGGAGATTGGAAGAACAACGTTTGCCGGAAGTACTGAATGTCGGTATTCCGGTGCAGTTGTTGTCCAATCGTCCGGATGTGAGAGCGGCTGAAATGGCTCTTGCCGGCACGTTTTACAATGCCAACCAGGCCCGTGCGGCTTTTTATCCTCAATTGACGATTTCTGCGTCAGGAGGATGGACCAATGATGCCGGCAGTACGATTATTAATCCCGCAAAGATGATTGCTTCTGCTGTCGGTTCACTTACTCAACCGTTGTTTAACAGAGGGGCTAACCTGGCCAGATTGCGTATTGCCAAGGCACAGCAGGAAGAAGCTTTGTTAAGTTTTGAACAATCCTTGCTCAATGCCGGCAGTGATGTCAGCGATGCTTTGAGCCAGTACCAGTCTGCTTCGGATAAATTGGTGCAACGTGCCAAGCAGATAAGTGCATTGGAAAAGTCTGTGGAATATACGCAGGAATTGTTGATGTTGGGCTCTTCTACGACTTATCTGGAAGTGCTGACGGCTCAACAGTCTTTACTGAGTGCCCAGTTATCGGGAATATCCGATGAGTTTCAGCGGATGCAGGCCGTCGTAAATCTTTACCATGCATTGGGAGGTGGAGTAAGGTGA
- a CDS encoding efflux RND transporter permease subunit: MKLDKFINRPVLSTVISILIVILGILGLISLPVSQYPDIAPPTIHVSTSYTGANAQTVLNSVIAPLEEQINGVENMMYMTSTATNTGEAAIDVYFKQGTDPDMAAVNVQNRVAKAQGFLPVEVTKVGVITSKRQTSMLMGFSFYSSDDQYDIKFLENYVNINIIPEIKRIPGVGDATVLGTDYSMRIWLKPDVMAQYKLMPEDVTLALAEQNIEAAPGQFGERGDQSFQYVMKYKGRLQTTEEFENMVIRATPDGEILRLKDIANIELGRLSYGYSNEVNGHPGVTAIIYQTAGSNATEIINDISTYLDKIEKDLPSGVKVATLLNANDFLFASIHEVLKTLIEAFILVFLVVYVFLQDLRSTLIPAIAIPVALIGTFFVLYLIGFSVNLLTLCALVLAIAIVVDDAIVVVEGVHAKLDQGYKSARLASIDAMSELGGAIVSITLVMMAVFIPVSFMTGTSGTFYRQFGLTMAISIGLSAVNALTLSPALCAIFLKPHDKKAEKTKKISLVERFHIAFNTAYDTILKKYEKSVLFFIRRRFLSFMIVVATVVVLVLLMNATPTGLVPNEDTGTIFAVVDMAPGTSQERTEYVMKQVDSLVAADPAVKNRTQITGYSFLAGQGNSYGTLIVKLKNWDERTKGQDVNSVIGKLYMQAKTAIRDARVLFFSPPMIPGYSVTNGFEFNLQDKTGGDLNAFYEVAQDFLKKLLERPEIATAQTSFNPTFPQYMIDIDAAKCKQAGISPNDILTTLQGYYGGIYASNFNRFGKLYRVMIQADPRYRMNPESLQNVKVRNGNEMAPITQFMTLRKVYGPDNIKRFNMFTAMSVNGAPADGYSSGQAIKAIEEVAAQALPTGYGYEFSGMTREEQGSSGATTAMIFALCLVFVYLLLSAQYESYILPLVVILSVPSGLMGSFIFAQMMGVENNIYMQIALIMLIGLLAKNAILITEFALDRRKTGMSIRDAAVSGASARLRPILMTSLAMVIGLIPLMFAHGVGANGNSTLGTGAIGGMLIGMICQIFIVPALFVAFEYIQEKFKPIEWHDLDNSEIESEIEQYTK, from the coding sequence ATGAAATTAGATAAATTTATAAACCGTCCGGTACTTTCGACAGTGATTTCCATACTGATCGTCATATTGGGTATATTGGGACTGATCTCCCTGCCTGTTTCCCAGTATCCGGACATTGCTCCTCCGACCATTCATGTGTCTACGTCATATACGGGAGCAAATGCCCAGACGGTACTGAATAGTGTGATTGCTCCGTTGGAGGAACAGATAAACGGAGTAGAGAACATGATGTATATGACTTCTACCGCAACCAACACGGGAGAGGCTGCTATCGATGTGTATTTTAAACAGGGTACGGATCCCGATATGGCAGCCGTCAATGTACAAAACCGGGTGGCTAAGGCTCAGGGATTTTTGCCGGTGGAGGTGACTAAGGTGGGAGTTATTACTTCCAAGCGGCAAACCAGTATGTTGATGGGATTCTCTTTTTACAGCTCGGACGATCAGTATGACATAAAGTTTTTGGAAAACTATGTCAATATCAATATTATCCCGGAAATTAAGCGTATACCCGGTGTCGGGGATGCTACGGTTTTGGGTACGGATTATTCCATGCGTATTTGGTTGAAACCGGATGTCATGGCACAATACAAGCTGATGCCTGAAGACGTGACACTGGCATTGGCGGAACAGAATATTGAAGCTGCCCCCGGACAATTCGGAGAGCGGGGGGATCAGTCGTTTCAATATGTGATGAAATACAAGGGGCGTTTGCAGACGACGGAAGAATTTGAGAATATGGTTATCCGTGCGACACCCGATGGAGAAATTCTGAGATTGAAGGATATTGCCAATATTGAGTTGGGGCGTTTGAGCTACGGTTATAGCAATGAGGTAAACGGACATCCCGGAGTGACGGCTATTATATATCAGACGGCAGGTTCTAATGCTACCGAAATCATTAACGATATCAGTACTTATCTGGATAAAATCGAAAAGGATTTGCCTTCAGGAGTGAAGGTGGCAACCTTGCTCAATGCCAATGACTTTTTGTTTGCATCTATACATGAAGTACTTAAAACGCTTATCGAAGCTTTTATTCTGGTGTTTTTGGTCGTATATGTTTTTTTACAGGATTTACGTTCGACCTTGATTCCGGCGATTGCCATTCCTGTGGCATTAATCGGTACTTTCTTTGTATTGTATCTGATCGGTTTTAGTGTGAATTTGTTGACACTGTGTGCTTTGGTGCTTGCCATTGCGATTGTGGTGGATGATGCGATTGTGGTGGTGGAAGGTGTACATGCCAAACTGGACCAGGGGTATAAGTCGGCTCGTTTGGCTTCAATCGACGCTATGAGTGAATTGGGGGGAGCTATCGTGTCCATTACTTTGGTGATGATGGCTGTATTTATACCGGTTAGTTTTATGACGGGTACTTCCGGTACTTTTTACCGGCAGTTCGGTTTGACCATGGCTATTTCGATCGGGTTATCCGCTGTAAATGCTTTGACATTGAGTCCTGCTCTTTGTGCGATCTTTTTGAAGCCTCATGATAAAAAGGCGGAAAAGACGAAGAAAATTTCTCTGGTAGAGCGTTTTCATATCGCCTTCAATACGGCATACGATACGATTTTGAAGAAGTATGAAAAGAGCGTATTGTTTTTTATCCGGCGCAGATTTTTATCTTTTATGATTGTCGTTGCGACGGTAGTTGTGCTGGTGTTGTTGATGAATGCCACGCCGACCGGGTTGGTGCCGAATGAGGATACCGGAACGATTTTTGCGGTAGTAGATATGGCTCCGGGAACATCGCAGGAACGGACCGAATACGTGATGAAGCAGGTAGATAGCCTGGTAGCGGCGGATCCTGCTGTGAAAAACCGTACCCAAATTACCGGTTACAGTTTTTTGGCCGGACAAGGGAACTCTTACGGTACGCTGATCGTGAAGTTGAAAAATTGGGATGAACGTACCAAGGGGCAGGATGTGAATTCAGTTATCGGAAAATTGTATATGCAGGCTAAGACGGCGATACGGGATGCCCGGGTATTGTTTTTTTCACCTCCGATGATTCCGGGATACAGTGTTACAAACGGTTTTGAGTTTAACTTGCAGGATAAGACCGGTGGGGATTTGAATGCTTTTTATGAGGTGGCGCAGGATTTCCTGAAGAAATTGCTGGAACGGCCGGAGATTGCCACGGCTCAAACTTCATTTAATCCGACGTTCCCTCAATATATGATCGATATCGATGCGGCTAAATGCAAACAGGCGGGAATCAGTCCGAACGATATTCTGACGACATTACAGGGATATTACGGCGGTATTTATGCGTCCAATTTTAACCGGTTCGGTAAACTTTACCGGGTAATGATCCAGGCGGATCCCCGTTATCGGATGAATCCGGAATCTTTGCAGAATGTAAAAGTCCGGAATGGGAATGAAATGGCGCCGATTACTCAGTTTATGACATTGAGAAAGGTGTATGGGCCGGATAATATCAAGCGTTTCAATATGTTTACCGCTATGAGTGTGAATGGGGCTCCGGCAGACGGGTATAGTTCCGGACAGGCGATTAAAGCTATTGAAGAGGTTGCCGCTCAGGCCTTACCTACCGGTTACGGATACGAGTTTTCCGGAATGACGCGGGAAGAGCAAGGGAGTAGCGGAGCGACTACCGCAATGATATTTGCCCTCTGTCTGGTGTTTGTGTATTTGCTGTTGAGTGCCCAATACGAAAGTTATATTTTGCCGTTGGTGGTTATTTTGTCCGTGCCTTCGGGATTGATGGGAAGTTTTATCTTTGCTCAGATGATGGGTGTTGAGAACAATATTTATATGCAGATTGCTTTAATCATGCTGATCGGTTTGCTGGCCAAGAATGCGATTTTGATTACAGAGTTCGCTTTGGATAGGCGTAAAACCGGGATGAGCATCCGGGATGCAGCCGTATCCGGGGCTTCAGCACGTCTTCGTCCGATTCTGATGACTTCTCTGGCGATGGTTATCGGCTTGATACCTTTGATGTTTGCACACGGAGTCGGAGCTAACGGTAACAGTACCTTGGGTACGGGAGCTATCGGAGGTATGCTGATCGGTATGATTTGTCAGATTTTTATCGTACCGGCTTTATTTGTGGCTTTCGAATATATCCAGGAAAAATTCAAGCCGATAGAGTGGCATGATCTGGATAATTCAGAGATCGAGTCTGAAATTGAACAATATACAAAATAA
- a CDS encoding efflux RND transporter periplasmic adaptor subunit yields MKIQRLMMNSFRKFLLASMCLVFFACNGKQQTGTGMLPDYAVVEVQPDSVVLSSSYPATIRGRQDVEIRPNVSGFITKLSVDEGAVVRKGQTLFIIDPVQYEEAVNVARAAVNVAESAVATAQLTVDNKRELAKKNIISNYDLQMAENTLASQQATLAQARAQLVNAEKNLSYTQVTSPSDGVVGTIPFRVGALVSPSMTTPLTTVSDISEMYVYFSMTEKQLLDLIRQDGSSNGILEKMPMVGLALADGSLYPERGKIETISGVIDQSTGAVSVRAAFKNPQHLLRSGGTGSIKIPSVLPSAIIIPQKATYEMQDKKFVYVVQADSKVKNTEIQVFNLDDGKNYIVTSGLNPGDRLVVEGVGTLREGMQIHPISPEQAAAKLKAMTQPAGEKGE; encoded by the coding sequence ATGAAAATTCAAAGATTAATGATGAATTCTTTCCGTAAATTTTTGCTGGCGTCGATGTGCCTGGTATTTTTTGCTTGTAACGGTAAGCAACAAACGGGAACCGGTATGCTCCCGGATTATGCAGTTGTAGAAGTACAGCCGGATTCCGTAGTGTTGAGCTCTTCTTATCCTGCTACGATCCGTGGGCGGCAGGATGTGGAAATCAGGCCGAATGTGAGTGGTTTTATTACTAAATTGAGTGTAGACGAAGGTGCTGTTGTCCGGAAGGGGCAGACGTTGTTTATTATCGATCCGGTGCAGTATGAGGAGGCCGTGAATGTGGCGCGTGCTGCCGTGAATGTGGCTGAATCCGCTGTCGCTACGGCTCAATTGACTGTCGATAATAAGCGGGAACTGGCTAAAAAGAACATTATCAGTAATTACGATTTGCAGATGGCGGAGAATACGTTGGCTTCGCAACAGGCAACATTGGCACAGGCTCGGGCACAACTGGTCAATGCTGAGAAAAATCTTTCCTATACACAGGTTACGAGTCCTTCCGACGGAGTTGTCGGTACGATACCGTTCCGTGTCGGTGCATTGGTCAGTCCGAGTATGACGACCCCATTGACTACGGTTTCCGATATTTCGGAGATGTATGTTTATTTTTCAATGACGGAGAAACAATTGCTGGATTTAATTCGTCAGGACGGTTCTTCCAACGGAATATTGGAGAAAATGCCGATGGTCGGGTTGGCTTTGGCCGACGGTTCTTTGTATCCGGAAAGGGGAAAGATCGAGACGATCAGTGGGGTGATCGATCAATCTACAGGGGCCGTAAGTGTGCGTGCTGCTTTTAAAAATCCGCAGCATCTTTTACGGAGCGGTGGTACCGGTTCGATCAAAATACCTTCGGTTCTTCCGAGTGCGATTATTATTCCGCAGAAAGCGACTTATGAAATGCAGGATAAAAAATTCGTATATGTGGTGCAGGCTGATTCCAAGGTGAAGAATACGGAGATACAGGTGTTTAATTTGGATGATGGAAAAAATTATATTGTGACTTCCGGATTGAATCCGGGGGATCGCCTTGTTGTTGAAGGTGTCGGAACTTTGAGAGAGGGAATGCAAATACATCCGATAAGTCCGGAGCAGGCGGCGGCTAAATTGAAAGCGATGACTCAGCCTGCAGGTGAAAAAGGTGAATAA
- a CDS encoding DMT family transporter, whose translation MGMGKKKTLSHILAILTIIIWGITLISTKVLILNGLSPAAIMLYRFVIAYAVLWILYPHWGKVTRLKDEGILLLTGLSGGTIYFLTENTAVGITNTSNVALIVTTAPLLTALIANFTLKSEPLKRNTLFGSVIALTGVFLIVFNGNFVLELNPWGDFLSFISALSWALYSILIKGISSKYPILFITRRVFFYSILTLLPWFIYEPLHWEPALFLKPAVLFNLLFLGVIASSLCFFVWNMVIKNIGAVRTNNYIYFISIVTIAVSRSVLDEKITGYAIGGAILILSGVYFADHSRHTVKQK comes from the coding sequence ATCGGTATGGGTAAAAAAAAGACGTTATCGCATATATTGGCAATCCTTACCATCATCATCTGGGGAATCACCCTCATTTCGACGAAAGTATTGATATTAAACGGGCTGAGTCCGGCCGCCATCATGCTTTACCGTTTCGTGATAGCTTATGCCGTATTGTGGATACTTTATCCGCATTGGGGGAAAGTAACTCGTCTAAAGGACGAAGGCATACTTTTACTGACAGGCCTATCCGGAGGAACAATCTATTTCCTGACCGAAAACACGGCAGTTGGCATTACAAACACCTCTAACGTTGCATTAATCGTTACAACAGCCCCTTTGCTGACAGCTCTCATTGCAAACTTTACTTTAAAAAGCGAACCGCTAAAACGTAACACCCTATTCGGATCCGTCATTGCACTAACCGGTGTGTTTCTGATCGTATTCAACGGTAACTTTGTTCTCGAATTAAATCCGTGGGGCGATTTTCTCTCTTTTATCTCTGCACTATCATGGGCCCTTTATTCCATCTTAATCAAAGGAATAAGCTCCAAATACCCGATCCTGTTCATTACCCGGCGGGTATTCTTTTACAGTATACTCACGCTATTGCCCTGGTTCATCTACGAACCGCTTCATTGGGAGCCGGCCTTGTTCCTAAAGCCAGCCGTTCTGTTTAACCTACTTTTTCTCGGCGTTATCGCTTCTTCACTTTGCTTCTTTGTCTGGAACATGGTCATTAAAAACATTGGAGCCGTCCGGACAAACAACTACATCTATTTTATCAGTATCGTCACCATAGCCGTCTCCCGGTCGGTATTGGACGAAAAAATCACAGGGTATGCCATCGGAGGCGCAATACTTATTCTTTCAGGCGTCTATTTTGCAGACCATTCCCGGCACACAGTCAAACAAAAATAA
- a CDS encoding potassium/proton antiporter has protein sequence MFFTTENILLIGSILLFVSLIVGKTGYRFGVPALLLFLLVGMLFGSDGLGIQFNNPGQAQFIGMIALSIILFSGGMDTKMSEIRPVLGEGVVLATAGVFMTAFITGAFVYWISAKTGQHIALTLIESLLLASVMSSTDSASVFSILRSKNLHLKYNLRPMLELESGSNDPMAYLLTILFIQMIQSADMGIGQLAGELVMQLSVGALCGYFLGRLAILILNKINIQYESLYPVLLLSLVFFVFSFTNLLRGNGYLAVYIAGVVVGNRPFIHKKSVTSFFDGFAWLCQIIMFLTLGLLVNPHELLEVSSLGLLVGIFLILIARPVSVFLCLLPFRKLPLKGRLFVSWVGLRGAVPIIFATYPQIAGIPQANLIFNVVFFITILSLVVQGMSIPWVANRLHLALPEPKTGNTFGVELPEAIKSAMSEIELTEDLLRKGDRLMNLSLPDNTLVVMIHRGNNYMVPTGKTKLQSGDKLLVITDNDTALKDTYESLGIQDYTIEKN, from the coding sequence ATGTTCTTTACAACTGAAAACATCCTTCTTATAGGATCTATTTTATTGTTTGTCAGTCTTATAGTTGGTAAAACCGGATACCGTTTCGGAGTCCCCGCCCTTTTGTTATTTTTACTCGTCGGCATGTTATTCGGCAGTGACGGTTTAGGGATCCAGTTCAACAACCCCGGACAGGCTCAATTTATCGGAATGATTGCTTTAAGTATCATCCTGTTTTCGGGCGGCATGGATACCAAAATGTCGGAAATCCGCCCCGTATTAGGCGAAGGAGTCGTGCTCGCAACCGCAGGCGTATTTATGACAGCTTTCATTACCGGTGCTTTCGTTTATTGGATCTCTGCCAAAACAGGACAACACATCGCCCTGACACTGATAGAATCCCTGTTGCTGGCCTCGGTAATGTCTTCCACCGATTCCGCATCGGTATTCTCTATTTTGCGCTCCAAAAATTTACATTTGAAATACAATCTGCGCCCCATGCTGGAACTCGAAAGCGGTAGTAACGACCCAATGGCCTATCTGCTTACAATTCTCTTTATTCAAATGATACAATCTGCGGATATGGGAATCGGACAACTGGCGGGTGAATTAGTTATGCAATTGAGTGTCGGTGCCTTGTGCGGGTATTTTCTGGGCCGGTTAGCCATACTGATATTAAATAAAATCAATATCCAGTATGAATCGCTTTATCCGGTACTTTTATTATCACTCGTCTTCTTTGTATTTTCATTCACCAACCTATTGAGAGGAAACGGATATCTGGCCGTCTACATTGCAGGAGTCGTCGTGGGAAACCGTCCTTTCATACATAAAAAAAGTGTCACATCATTCTTCGACGGCTTTGCCTGGCTATGCCAGATCATCATGTTCCTGACCCTGGGATTATTGGTCAATCCGCACGAGCTTCTGGAAGTATCGAGCCTCGGTCTCCTGGTAGGTATATTCCTCATTCTGATTGCCCGCCCGGTAAGTGTTTTTCTATGCCTGTTACCCTTCCGGAAACTGCCTTTAAAAGGACGGCTTTTCGTATCCTGGGTCGGTCTTCGCGGAGCCGTACCCATTATTTTTGCAACCTATCCGCAAATTGCAGGTATCCCTCAAGCCAATCTGATCTTCAATGTCGTATTCTTCATCACAATATTATCCCTCGTCGTTCAAGGTATGAGCATACCCTGGGTAGCCAATCGGCTTCACTTAGCCTTGCCGGAACCCAAAACAGGCAACACGTTCGGGGTTGAGTTGCCGGAAGCGATCAAATCAGCCATGTCCGAGATCGAACTGACAGAGGATCTGCTTCGGAAAGGAGACCGCCTGATGAATCTGTCATTGCCGGACAATACACTTGTCGTCATGATACACCGGGGAAACAATTATATGGTTCCGACCGGAAAAACCAAACTTCAATCCGGAGATAAACTACTGGTTATCACAGACAACGACACAGCCCTTAAAGATACATACGAAAGTCTGGGCATACAGGATTATACAATCGAAAAAAATTAA